A genomic window from Streptomyces sp. NBC_00234 includes:
- a CDS encoding tyrosinase family oxidase copper chaperone, translating into MGQTTDTGGAGAGPRRPSRRIVLRTAFTVGVTAGTAAVLAPVLTGDSEPVPPSAKSGGTEPERFAEMYRGREIRGTATVMAPLGGPGGTVRAAGAGAPDAVPHVEVRVDGRPLHIMRRADGSYVSHANHYESFPTLLATARAAVDEIGSARLSAVPPRHSV; encoded by the coding sequence ATGGGCCAGACCACGGACACGGGAGGTGCGGGGGCCGGACCGCGCAGGCCGTCCCGCCGGATCGTGCTGCGTACCGCCTTCACGGTGGGAGTGACCGCGGGCACGGCCGCCGTGCTCGCCCCCGTCCTCACGGGAGACTCCGAACCGGTACCCCCGTCGGCGAAGTCCGGTGGCACGGAACCGGAGCGGTTCGCCGAGATGTACCGCGGCCGGGAGATCCGGGGCACCGCGACGGTCATGGCGCCGTTGGGCGGGCCCGGCGGCACGGTCCGCGCCGCGGGCGCCGGAGCGCCTGACGCCGTACCGCACGTCGAGGTACGCGTGGACGGCAGGCCGCTGCACATCATGCGGCGCGCCGACGGCAGTTACGTGAGTCACGCCAACCACTACGAGTCGTTCCCGACGCTGCTGGCCACGGCTCGCGCCGCGGTCGACGAGATCGGGTCCGCACGACTGTCCGCGGTCCCGCCGCGGCACAGCGTCTGA
- a CDS encoding polysaccharide deacetylase family protein — MAADPSAPTDSRSSRLRPPACPQPWILTYHSVCERTTDPYGITVSPERLDRQLAWLRRRHYTGVGIGTLLRTHAEGRRGLVGLTFDDGYADFAQEALPVLRRHGFSATVFVLPGRLGGSNEWDRPGPLKPLLTAEDIRAAADAGMEIGSHGLLHRDLTTLNDAALRQETRDSRELLHDITGAAPEGFCYPYGSVDERVAASVREAGYGYGCAIDPGPLLGPFTLPRTHISHADRGMRLGAKDLRHRLRHRSDPAPERLARAATAASGERR, encoded by the coding sequence ATGGCCGCTGACCCATCGGCTCCCACCGACTCGCGCTCCTCCCGGCTCCGGCCGCCCGCCTGTCCCCAGCCCTGGATCCTGACGTACCACTCGGTGTGCGAGCGGACGACCGACCCCTACGGCATCACCGTCTCCCCCGAGCGGCTCGACCGGCAGCTGGCCTGGCTGCGGCGCCGGCACTACACCGGCGTGGGCATCGGCACGCTGCTGCGCACGCACGCCGAAGGCCGTCGCGGTCTGGTGGGACTGACCTTCGACGACGGATACGCCGACTTCGCCCAGGAGGCCCTGCCGGTGCTGCGCCGCCACGGCTTCTCGGCGACCGTGTTCGTCCTGCCCGGCCGGCTCGGCGGCTCCAACGAGTGGGACCGGCCGGGCCCCCTCAAACCGCTGCTCACCGCCGAGGACATCCGGGCCGCCGCCGACGCGGGGATGGAGATCGGCTCGCACGGCCTGCTCCACCGGGACCTGACGACACTCAACGACGCCGCGCTGCGCCAGGAGACGCGCGACAGCCGGGAGTTGCTGCACGACATCACCGGTGCCGCCCCCGAGGGCTTCTGCTATCCGTACGGGTCGGTCGACGAGCGGGTGGCCGCGTCGGTGCGCGAGGCGGGATACGGCTACGGCTGCGCGATCGACCCCGGCCCGCTGCTCGGACCGTTCACCCTGCCCCGTACCCACATCAGCCACGCCGACCGTGGGATGCGCCTGGGGGCGAAGGACCTGCGCCACCGGCTGCGGCACCGGTCGGACCCCGCGCCCGAGCGGCTGGCCCGGGCGGCGACCGCCGCTTCCGGTGAACGCCGATGA
- a CDS encoding glycoside hydrolase family 26 protein translates to MSAQRRLINICVGTAALSLLVAGGIVGQFPSGSDTTDGAPPAAPGPDGTTAHGAYVGYGPEGVRRTKELSRWLGGTELRAGHSYLPGDLWSNIEGSPEFLRSWAAWRKADRDRMFVLNVPMQERNEERVGDAEVRTLLRAGAAGDYDHHFRRLAERLVRLGIPDTVIVLGWEMNGTTYTHRCGPDPESWKAYWKRIVAAMRAVPGQDFRFDFAPSRGLDAVPWTQCYPGDDVVDIIGMDSYDQPPGRTFDEQVNGPYGLQKHVDFAAEHNKPISFPEWGLFRNGDNPEYMRRMLEWIDKHDPVYQTITDYCPHGVWQCADNPESSRTYRTMLTQNQNPDPTPTPTPTPTRPTWPTPKPDKPTPTVPTPEPNSRKWCITVPLSDWLGRWVTDRKFCVRY, encoded by the coding sequence GTGTCCGCACAGCGCCGTCTCATCAATATCTGCGTCGGGACGGCTGCGCTCAGTCTCCTCGTCGCCGGTGGAATCGTCGGACAGTTCCCGTCCGGATCGGACACCACCGACGGAGCTCCACCCGCAGCGCCCGGCCCTGACGGCACCACCGCACACGGTGCCTACGTCGGTTACGGCCCCGAGGGCGTACGGAGAACGAAGGAGCTGTCGCGCTGGCTGGGCGGCACCGAGCTGCGGGCGGGGCACAGTTACCTGCCGGGCGATCTCTGGTCGAACATCGAGGGCAGCCCCGAGTTCCTGCGGTCCTGGGCGGCCTGGCGGAAGGCGGACCGGGACCGGATGTTCGTCCTCAACGTGCCGATGCAGGAGCGGAACGAGGAACGGGTCGGCGATGCGGAGGTGCGCACCCTGCTGAGGGCCGGCGCCGCCGGTGACTACGACCACCATTTCCGCAGGCTGGCCGAGCGGCTGGTCCGGCTGGGTATTCCGGACACGGTGATCGTGCTCGGCTGGGAGATGAACGGCACTACGTACACGCATCGTTGCGGTCCGGACCCCGAGTCGTGGAAGGCGTACTGGAAACGCATCGTCGCCGCGATGCGTGCCGTTCCCGGGCAGGACTTCCGTTTCGACTTCGCGCCCAGCAGGGGCCTGGACGCGGTTCCGTGGACGCAGTGCTATCCCGGTGACGACGTGGTCGACATCATCGGAATGGACTCCTACGACCAGCCGCCGGGCCGGACCTTCGACGAGCAGGTGAACGGACCCTACGGTCTCCAGAAACACGTCGACTTCGCGGCCGAGCACAACAAGCCGATCTCCTTTCCGGAATGGGGCCTGTTCCGGAACGGCGACAATCCCGAGTACATGCGCCGCATGCTCGAATGGATCGACAAACACGACCCGGTGTACCAGACGATCACGGACTACTGTCCCCACGGCGTGTGGCAGTGCGCGGACAACCCCGAGTCCTCCCGGACGTACCGGACGATGCTGACCCAGAACCAGAACCCGGACCCGACGCCGACGCCGACGCCGACTCCCACGAGGCCGACCTGGCCCACGCCGAAGCCGGACAAGCCCACGCCGACCGTCCCCACGCCCGAGCCGAACTCCCGGAAGTGGTGCATCACCGTCCCGCTGAGCGACTGGCTGGGCCGCTGGGTGACGGACCGCAAGTTCTGCGTGCGCTACTAG
- a CDS encoding glycosyltransferase — protein sequence MRALHIITGLGIGGAEQQLRLLLRHLPVACDVVTLTNPGAVAQGLRADGVRVTDLGMKGNRDLAALPRLAGLVRRGKYDLVHTHLYRACVYGRIAARLAGVRATIATEHSLGAAEIEGRPLTRSTRALYLRTERLGSATVAVSSTVAGRLRDWGVPAARIHLVPNGIDADLFRFDEGQRRSARALLGIPADAFVVGGVGRLVPGKRFDVLVRAVAALPGARLLLAGDGPERGRLIALAERLGAAGRVHLPGECDAGRSGPGPGVPALLSAMDAFVSTSREESFGLAVVEALAAGLPVLHAACPAVEDLPADQSSGTTRISGDAEELTAVLRQRLRVGPQRLPPPPAVGHYDIRRSSGHLMDVYERALSGR from the coding sequence ATGAGGGCCCTGCACATCATCACCGGGCTCGGGATCGGCGGAGCCGAACAGCAACTGCGCCTGCTGCTGCGCCACTTGCCGGTTGCGTGCGATGTCGTCACGCTCACCAACCCCGGGGCGGTGGCCCAGGGGCTGCGCGCCGACGGCGTACGCGTCACGGATCTCGGGATGAAGGGGAACCGTGACCTCGCGGCCCTGCCGAGGCTGGCCGGTCTCGTACGGCGGGGAAAGTACGACCTCGTCCACACCCATCTCTACCGGGCCTGCGTCTACGGGCGTATCGCCGCCCGGCTGGCCGGGGTCCGCGCGACGATCGCCACCGAGCACTCGCTGGGCGCGGCGGAGATCGAGGGGCGTCCCCTCACCCGCTCGACGCGCGCGCTCTACCTGAGGACGGAGCGGCTCGGCTCCGCCACCGTGGCCGTCTCGTCCACCGTCGCGGGACGGCTGCGCGACTGGGGTGTGCCCGCGGCACGGATTCACCTCGTGCCCAACGGGATCGACGCGGACCTGTTCCGGTTCGACGAGGGGCAACGGCGCTCCGCCCGTGCGCTGTTGGGAATTCCCGCCGACGCCTTCGTGGTGGGGGGCGTCGGCCGGCTCGTCCCGGGCAAACGTTTCGACGTCCTGGTCCGGGCCGTCGCGGCGCTGCCCGGCGCCCGGCTGCTGCTGGCCGGGGACGGGCCGGAGCGCGGCCGGCTGATCGCTCTCGCGGAGCGGCTCGGCGCGGCCGGCCGGGTCCACCTGCCCGGCGAGTGCGACGCGGGGCGGTCCGGCCCGGGCCCCGGCGTACCGGCGCTGCTCAGTGCCATGGACGCCTTCGTCTCGACCTCCCGCGAGGAGTCTTTCGGCCTCGCCGTCGTCGAGGCGCTGGCCGCGGGGCTGCCGGTGCTGCACGCCGCGTGCCCCGCCGTCGAGGACCTCCCCGCCGACCAGTCCTCGGGCACCACCCGCATCTCGGGCGACGCCGAGGAGCTGACGGCGGTCCTGCGGCAGCGGTTGCGGGTGGGACCGCAGCGGCTGCCGCCGCCCCCGGCCGTCGGCCACTACGACATCAGACGGAGCAGCGGACACCTCATGGACGTCTACGAGCGTGCCCTGAGCGGGCGTTGA
- a CDS encoding chaplin: MSRISKAAAVMAGTGALIAGGAGMAAADAGAQGVAAHSPGVLSGNAVQVPVHVPVNLCGNTVNVIGLLNPAFGNTCVNASGGHEGPGDYGYGEGPADHGHGDYGYGG; this comes from the coding sequence ATGTCGCGTATCTCGAAGGCAGCCGCTGTCATGGCGGGCACCGGCGCCCTCATCGCCGGCGGCGCCGGCATGGCTGCCGCCGACGCCGGGGCCCAGGGCGTCGCCGCCCACTCCCCCGGTGTCCTTTCGGGCAACGCCGTCCAGGTGCCTGTGCACGTCCCGGTCAACCTCTGCGGCAACACCGTGAACGTCATCGGGCTGCTCAACCCGGCCTTCGGCAACACCTGCGTGAACGCCTCCGGCGGCCACGAGGGCCCGGGCGACTACGGCTACGGCGAGGGCCCGGCAGACCACGGGCACGGCGACTACGGCTACGGCGGCTGA
- a CDS encoding tyrosinase family protein produces the protein MYNRKNQRNLTRTEKRRLVGAILKLKRSGRYDEFVVLHREFYVTDGEDRPRPAHMTPSFFPWHRKYLLEFEAALQDIDPGVSVPYWDWTTDNTPSASLWAEDLLGGNGRAGDRQVMTGPFAYGAGNWTVNDGVTESPFLTRNFGRPSSPVTLPGKDEVSRALKDPVYDAEPWNSVSTSGFRNRIEGWGIRGSRGVSNHNQVHRWVGGLMAGAASPNDPVFWLHHAFMDLLWTRWQKAHPRSAYVPGRRSGSSDRDRSRVFGLDEPMPPWDVTPSKLLDHSRVYRYV, from the coding sequence GTGTACAACCGTAAGAACCAGCGGAATCTCACGCGCACCGAGAAGCGGCGTCTGGTCGGAGCGATCCTGAAACTCAAACGCTCGGGACGGTACGACGAATTCGTCGTCCTGCACCGGGAGTTCTACGTCACCGACGGCGAGGACCGGCCGCGTCCCGCCCATATGACCCCGTCCTTCTTCCCGTGGCACCGCAAGTACCTCCTGGAGTTCGAGGCGGCTCTGCAGGACATCGACCCCGGGGTGTCCGTCCCGTACTGGGACTGGACGACGGACAACACCCCGAGCGCCTCGCTCTGGGCGGAGGACCTGCTCGGCGGCAACGGCAGGGCCGGCGACCGCCAGGTGATGACGGGGCCGTTCGCCTACGGGGCCGGGAACTGGACCGTCAACGACGGGGTCACCGAAAGTCCCTTCCTCACAAGGAACTTCGGCCGACCCTCGTCCCCCGTCACCCTGCCGGGCAAGGACGAGGTGTCCAGGGCGCTCAAGGACCCGGTGTACGACGCCGAGCCGTGGAACAGCGTCAGCACGAGCGGATTCCGCAACCGGATCGAGGGGTGGGGCATCAGAGGTTCGCGCGGAGTGAGCAACCACAACCAGGTACACCGCTGGGTGGGCGGCCTCATGGCGGGCGCCGCCTCGCCGAACGACCCGGTCTTCTGGCTGCACCACGCCTTCATGGACCTGCTCTGGACGCGGTGGCAGAAGGCCCACCCCCGGTCCGCTTACGTCCCCGGCAGGAGGAGCGGGAGTTCCGACCGGGACCGCTCCCGGGTCTTCGGCCTCGACGAGCCCATGCCGCCCTGGGACGTCACGCCTTCGAAGCTCCTTGACCACTCCCGCGTGTACCGCTACGTCTGA
- a CDS encoding GNAT family N-acetyltransferase, translated as MSAGRRDGLTVTLCRDLGEFAALAEDWDALHRRCRTATPFQSHAWLHSWWLSYGNTGRLRIVLARRDGRLIGAAPLMLVHRPMPLLVPMGGAISDFFDVLVDEEQSKDALVALERGLDRAARHAVIDLREVRPDASAQLLYEKWTGARTRLDDSTCMELPAEPIGTLLQRLPGSRAQRVRAKLRKIDALSVECRPVPALDVPGAVGRLLRLHELQWTGRGVNPEHLRPRFSAHLVRATRRMVRDGDAALTEFLLDGEVVAVNMSLQSGRLTGGYLYGAHPSLRERKVDVATMLLREVAQQAADTGRGVLSLLRGSEQYKNHWEPVPVVNQRLLLARSGLDPLLRLRVSQLGARDLAAETVKTRFPAARDWHDRLTALPVLGR; from the coding sequence ATGAGCGCCGGGCGCAGGGACGGCCTGACCGTCACGCTCTGCCGCGACCTCGGGGAGTTCGCCGCGCTGGCGGAGGACTGGGACGCCCTGCACCGCCGCTGCCGCACCGCCACACCGTTCCAGAGCCACGCGTGGCTGCACTCGTGGTGGCTGTCGTACGGGAACACCGGCCGCCTGCGCATCGTCCTGGCCCGCCGCGACGGCCGGCTGATCGGCGCCGCTCCGCTGATGCTCGTACACCGTCCGATGCCGCTGCTCGTGCCGATGGGCGGCGCGATCTCCGACTTCTTCGACGTGCTCGTCGACGAGGAGCAGTCGAAGGACGCGCTCGTGGCCCTGGAGCGCGGGCTCGACCGGGCGGCGCGACACGCGGTGATCGACCTGCGGGAGGTGCGGCCCGACGCCTCGGCCCAACTCCTTTACGAGAAGTGGACCGGGGCGCGCACCCGGCTCGACGACTCGACCTGCATGGAGCTGCCCGCCGAGCCGATCGGCACGCTGCTCCAGCGGCTGCCGGGATCGCGGGCCCAGCGGGTGCGGGCGAAGCTGCGCAAGATCGACGCGCTGTCGGTCGAGTGCCGCCCCGTGCCCGCGCTCGACGTGCCCGGCGCGGTGGGCCGTCTGCTGCGCCTTCACGAACTCCAGTGGACCGGCCGCGGGGTCAACCCCGAGCATCTGAGGCCGCGTTTCTCGGCGCACCTGGTGCGGGCCACCCGGCGGATGGTCCGTGACGGCGACGCCGCCCTCACGGAGTTCCTGCTGGACGGCGAGGTCGTGGCGGTGAACATGTCGCTCCAGTCGGGCCGTCTCACCGGTGGATATCTGTACGGGGCCCACCCCTCGCTCAGGGAGCGGAAGGTGGACGTGGCGACGATGCTGCTGCGCGAAGTGGCCCAGCAGGCGGCCGATACCGGGCGCGGGGTGCTGAGCCTGCTGCGTGGCTCGGAGCAGTACAAGAACCACTGGGAGCCGGTCCCCGTCGTCAACCAGCGTCTGCTGCTGGCCCGTTCCGGGCTCGATCCGCTGCTGCGGCTGCGGGTCTCGCAGCTGGGTGCGCGGGACCTGGCCGCGGAGACCGTGAAGACCCGGTTCCCCGCTGCTCGCGACTGGCACGACCGGCTTACCGCACTCCCTGTCCTCGGACGGTGA
- a CDS encoding cytochrome P450: MSVPRQGNRDHALRLEDVDLADPSFWTLPRPARLEAFALLRQLDAPARFTSRTGSRTGAGESFYALVKHADVKAASRQPQHFASAPGVTTPEPAAWAKAVFGNSMVNMDGEEHAALRRIISRAFTPRLLAGAEENIRVLARRLVDEVIAERPADFMPSAPSRLPLEVICDLMGIPERYRPEISQQIDHASEYVGVRRQGRARLRIPGRGLRSLARMQLVMAKLARERRRNPTDDLISALVRADVDGQALTSRQLGSFFSLLLVAGVETTRNAIAHGMYLLAHHPEQRALLDSDFDRYIDGAVDEIVRHSTPIIQFRRTVTTACSLGGRTYRPGEKVVLFYASANRDEAVFTDPDVFDITRTPNPHLGYGGGGPHHCIGAHLARLEMKALFGELLTRLDIPATVGDPLLVDSNFDNRVRSLPFSFDRR, translated from the coding sequence ATGAGTGTTCCCAGGCAGGGAAACAGGGACCATGCGCTGCGGCTGGAGGACGTGGATCTCGCCGATCCCTCGTTCTGGACGCTGCCGCGTCCCGCCCGGCTGGAAGCGTTCGCGCTGTTGCGGCAACTGGACGCTCCGGCGAGGTTCACGTCCCGCACGGGCTCGCGCACCGGGGCCGGCGAGTCGTTCTACGCGCTGGTGAAGCACGCCGACGTCAAGGCGGCCAGCCGGCAGCCCCAGCACTTCGCCAGCGCCCCGGGGGTGACGACTCCGGAGCCGGCCGCCTGGGCGAAGGCCGTCTTCGGCAACTCCATGGTCAACATGGACGGCGAGGAGCACGCGGCACTGCGGCGGATCATCTCGCGCGCCTTCACCCCGCGGCTACTGGCCGGGGCCGAGGAGAACATCCGCGTGCTGGCCCGCCGCCTGGTGGACGAGGTGATCGCGGAGCGCCCCGCCGACTTCATGCCTTCGGCGCCCTCCCGTCTGCCGCTGGAAGTCATCTGCGACCTCATGGGCATCCCGGAGCGCTACCGGCCCGAGATCTCCCAACAGATCGACCACGCCTCGGAGTACGTCGGGGTGCGGCGGCAAGGACGGGCCCGGCTGCGGATTCCCGGGCGCGGTCTGCGTTCGCTGGCCCGCATGCAGCTGGTGATGGCGAAGCTGGCCCGCGAGCGGCGCCGCAATCCCACGGACGACCTCATCTCGGCCCTGGTCCGCGCGGACGTGGACGGGCAGGCACTGACCTCCCGCCAGCTCGGCTCCTTCTTCTCGCTGCTGCTCGTGGCCGGCGTGGAGACCACCCGCAACGCGATCGCGCACGGGATGTACCTGCTGGCCCATCACCCGGAGCAGCGGGCGCTCCTGGACTCGGACTTCGACCGGTACATCGACGGCGCGGTCGACGAGATCGTCCGGCACTCGACGCCGATCATCCAGTTCCGCAGGACGGTCACGACCGCGTGCTCCCTGGGCGGACGGACGTACCGACCCGGCGAGAAGGTCGTGCTGTTCTACGCCTCGGCCAACCGGGACGAGGCCGTGTTCACCGACCCCGACGTCTTCGACATCACCCGCACCCCCAATCCGCATCTGGGATACGGCGGGGGCGGCCCGCATCACTGCATCGGGGCCCATCTGGCCCGGCTGGAGATGAAGGCGCTCTTCGGGGAACTGCTGACGCGGCTGGACATTCCGGCGACGGTCGGGGACCCCCTGCTGGTCGACTCGAACTTCGACAACCGGGTGCGCTCACTGCCCTTCTCCTTCGACCGCCGCTGA
- a CDS encoding NAD(P)/FAD-dependent oxidoreductase — MRIGSMKRPERVAVIGVGILGSSVGWNLTRHGVKVVFIDAGQPGEGVTNWSFSWVNASNKTVRKSYFDLNVASMAAYQELARTIGPDSWWYPRGHLRWADDPAAEAKLLETAELLTSWDYRVEVSTGTEVRRRLEPALAVPDEVPVVFYPDEAWVHGRHLVGRLVGLAVAAGAEHRFGTAVRDIGTRADGAIRTVVLSDGSHLDVDVVVNAAGPSASHVAGLVGRHLPMRWEPGAVTRIECVQVPVHRPMHAPHIEIRPDGDASVALHSREIDALIDTGEDPAELARLLHESARRVVPDLGNSRITQTRVSNRPIPADGFPSVGALPSVPGYYEAVTHSGITLGPVIGGLLAAEILSGKRDEMLADFRPERFIP, encoded by the coding sequence GTGCGGATCGGATCCATGAAGCGGCCTGAACGTGTTGCTGTCATCGGAGTGGGCATCCTCGGATCCAGTGTGGGCTGGAACCTGACTCGACACGGCGTCAAGGTGGTCTTCATCGACGCGGGTCAGCCGGGCGAAGGCGTCACCAACTGGTCTTTCTCGTGGGTCAACGCCAGCAACAAGACTGTGCGCAAGTCCTACTTCGACCTGAACGTCGCGAGCATGGCGGCTTACCAAGAGCTCGCCAGAACCATCGGGCCGGACTCGTGGTGGTATCCCCGCGGCCACCTGCGCTGGGCAGACGATCCGGCGGCGGAGGCGAAGCTCCTGGAAACAGCCGAGCTGCTGACCAGCTGGGACTACCGGGTCGAGGTGAGCACGGGGACCGAGGTACGCCGCCGCCTCGAACCTGCTCTCGCCGTGCCCGACGAGGTTCCGGTCGTGTTCTATCCCGACGAAGCCTGGGTGCACGGACGTCATCTCGTCGGCCGCCTGGTCGGCCTGGCCGTCGCAGCCGGCGCCGAGCACCGATTCGGCACTGCGGTCCGTGACATCGGCACCCGTGCCGACGGGGCCATTCGGACAGTCGTTCTGTCCGATGGGAGCCATCTGGACGTCGACGTCGTCGTGAACGCAGCGGGCCCCAGCGCATCCCACGTCGCCGGGCTCGTCGGACGGCATCTGCCGATGCGCTGGGAACCCGGCGCTGTCACGCGGATCGAGTGTGTTCAGGTCCCGGTTCACCGCCCCATGCACGCGCCTCACATTGAGATCCGTCCTGACGGAGATGCTTCGGTGGCTCTCCACAGCCGCGAGATCGACGCGCTCATCGACACCGGCGAAGATCCAGCGGAACTCGCACGGCTGCTCCACGAATCGGCGCGACGCGTCGTTCCCGACCTCGGCAACTCCCGCATCACCCAGACACGGGTATCCAACCGGCCTATCCCAGCCGACGGATTCCCCTCGGTGGGAGCCCTACCCTCTGTGCCGGGCTACTACGAGGCCGTTACCCACAGCGGAATCACGCTCGGGCCGGTCATCGGCGGGCTGCTCGCTGCGGAGATCCTGAGCGGGAAGAGGGATGAGATGCTTGCGGACTTCCGCCCGGAGCGGTTCATCCCGTGA
- a CDS encoding IS5 family transposase (programmed frameshift), translating into MARSKLWEVDDELWAVVEPLLPKVERRARHPGRKRHPDRLVFQGVLFVLHTGMAWEHLPQELGFGSGMTCWRRLAEWTEAGVWPRLHEELLAKLRSTGALDFSLAAVDGSHIKSVKGGPKTGRSPVDRGRTGSKHHLITDATGIPLAVTLTGGNRNDVTQLIPLLQAVPPVRGKRGRPRQRPDVVLGDRGYGHDKYRRLVRALGVKPLIARRGTEHGSGLGTQRWVVERAFAHLHWFRRLRIRWEIRDDIHEAFLTLGCALICWRRLSQLALVALT; encoded by the exons GTGGCTCGGTCGAAGCTGTGGGAAGTCGATGACGAGTTGTGGGCGGTGGTCGAGCCGCTGCTCCCCAAGGTTGAGCGCCGGGCCCGGCATCCGGGACGGAAGCGGCATCCGGACCGGCTGGTGTTCCAGGGCGTTTTGTTCGTCCTGCATACCGGGATGGCCTGGGAACACCTGCCGCAGGAGCTCGGCTTCGGCTCGGGCATGACGTGCTGGAGGCGCCTGGCCGAGTGGACCGAGGCGGGCGTGTGGCCCCGGCTTCACGAAGAGCTACTGGCCAAGCTGCGCAGCACGGGCGCCCTGGACTTCTCCCTGGCGGCGGTCGACGGCTCCCACATCA AGAGCGTTAAAGGGGGGCCCAAGACGGGACGAAGCCCTGTTGACCGGGGCAGGACGGGCAGCAAGCACCACCTGATCACCGACGCCACCGGCATCCCGCTCGCCGTCACTCTGACCGGTGGGAACCGCAACGATGTCACCCAGCTCATCCCACTGCTCCAGGCAGTGCCGCCCGTGCGGGGCAAGCGCGGCCGGCCTCGACAGCGCCCCGACGTCGTGCTCGGGGACCGCGGCTACGGCCATGACAAGTACCGGCGCCTGGTCCGTGCGCTCGGCGTGAAGCCACTGATCGCGCGACGCGGCACCGAACATGGCTCAGGTCTCGGCACTCAACGCTGGGTTGTCGAGCGTGCCTTCGCCCACCTGCACTGGTTCCGCCGGTTGCGGATCCGCTGGGAGATCCGCGACGACATCCACGAAGCCTTCCTCACGCTGGGATGTGCACTCATCTGCTGGCGACGCCTGTCACAGCTGGCCCTGGTAGCCCTTACCTGA
- a CDS encoding YveK family protein has protein sequence MTESPEQRPAVPGRFSRLRSLPQLPSWWPLPACVLLGAACGLSYGLLATPQYSATGYAMAVTDKGTDSAAALGFAQSYGRLATSDSSLAYAHGAAGESVKELRAQVQSETSPDSPMIAVTGTSESPRRAAEIANAVVEAVIVSSGHVAKETGVKIIKFSHAVPPDEPVSPSAPLGTAVGASAGGLLGGLVLLVRPRPSRRSAEAHVPAPAHATAEPAVADERELV, from the coding sequence ATGACCGAGTCGCCCGAGCAGCGGCCCGCCGTCCCCGGACGGTTCAGCCGGCTGCGTTCCCTTCCCCAGCTGCCCAGTTGGTGGCCGCTGCCCGCCTGCGTCCTGCTGGGCGCGGCATGCGGTCTCTCCTACGGCCTGCTCGCCACCCCGCAGTACTCGGCGACGGGCTATGCCATGGCCGTCACCGACAAGGGCACCGACTCCGCCGCCGCGCTGGGCTTCGCCCAGTCCTACGGCCGGCTCGCGACCAGCGACTCCAGCCTCGCCTACGCGCACGGTGCCGCGGGTGAGTCCGTGAAGGAACTCCGTGCGCAGGTGCAGTCGGAGACCTCTCCCGACTCCCCGATGATCGCCGTCACGGGTACGTCCGAATCTCCGCGCCGGGCGGCGGAGATCGCCAACGCCGTCGTCGAGGCGGTCATCGTCAGCAGCGGGCACGTGGCCAAGGAGACCGGGGTGAAGATCATCAAGTTCAGCCACGCCGTCCCCCCGGACGAGCCGGTCTCGCCGTCCGCCCCGCTGGGGACGGCCGTCGGCGCGAGTGCGGGCGGGCTCCTCGGCGGTCTCGTGCTGCTCGTACGCCCGCGTCCGTCGAGGAGGAGTGCCGAGGCACACGTACCGGCTCCGGCGCACGCGACGGCCGAGCCGGCCGTCGCGGACGAACGGGAGCTCGTGTGA